The Neobacillus sp. PS3-34 genome has a window encoding:
- a CDS encoding STAS domain-containing protein, with protein MIKYSLFPNGKNLEISLHGDLDIDSTEVIEEELIPAMEKYKTVKVNFGNVPFVDSSGMGLLMDLVHTLNDKGTIVTVSDVSDEVMQVFQLLQLPEILGQQVFV; from the coding sequence ATGATCAAATATTCACTCTTTCCAAATGGAAAGAATTTAGAAATAAGTTTGCATGGGGATTTAGATATAGATTCCACAGAAGTAATTGAAGAAGAATTGATTCCTGCCATGGAAAAATATAAAACAGTAAAAGTTAACTTTGGTAATGTCCCATTTGTAGACTCTTCTGGAATGGGACTTCTCATGGATTTAGTGCACACATTAAATGACAAGGGGACAATCGTTACCGTTTCAGATGTTAGTGATGAAGTAATGCAAGTATTCCAGCTGCTGCAATTACCCGAAATACTTGGCCAACAGGTATTTGTGTGA